One Vespa crabro chromosome 9, iyVesCrab1.2, whole genome shotgun sequence genomic region harbors:
- the LOC124426595 gene encoding uncharacterized protein LOC124426595, translating into MTKQLYLAESQMHKMQNLLSKAEERLHDKDQEIERFKRKVKDLEIKCKNQETLTKKEHQQRNNQIDNSEYLYKRCLILEHKIFEMEKFLADYGLIWVGDNGTSTLNTEYAINNFIESCYEQLIANIDRLNIAAGKGEVHVHHNEKGSGASFKTLPCISLKFYKNGMIVQDSPLRLYNDPRTTSFIRDILDGYFPSELQEAYPNGVPFKVEDHRSEVYTNDVNVFPGQGHRLGKQTSKDGSSSIRLRNSKILSNSSRQCSPRIKESPCNIEFASSFAARSLKSKNSSDSQSIDILSLRSQILASHNNVCSDSHLQSHINAELVLSSRKEKRDLATKNIEYDLLVRERNSKLRNVSRFSSSGRSYQHYYNDRLSSKLSPIRLEKINDRSRARSRSASISNRRFSRSNVSKSKSLSEDEGKISGKPSVESPRNPRISKSATHASKPAPPILHQINEPSGKSGELRLKVRSLNGGTIYLVHLSADDFIAKLYELLNEALPATWHKGYKILVSGYSPKRLEELGSSLRESGITRDSVLHLVKDG; encoded by the exons ATGACGAAACAATTGTACCTGGCCGAGTCACAGATGCACAAGATGCAGAATCTTCTATCTAAGGCGGAGGAAAGATTGCATGACAAAGATCAGGAAATCGAAAGATTTAAACGGAAG GTGAAGGACTTGGAGATCAAATGCAAAAATCAAGAAACCCTTACGAAGAAGGAACACCAACAACGAAATAATCAAATTGACAATTCGGAGTACCTTTACAAACGATGTCTTATACTCGAGCATAAAATCTTTGAGATGGAG AAATTCTTAGCCGATTACGGATTGATCTGGGTCGGAGATAATGGCACCTCAACATTAAATACAGAATACGCCATTAA TAATTTCATTGAATCTTGTTACGAACAACTTATTGCAAACATCGATCGGTTAAACATAGCCGCAGGAAAAGGAGAAGTCCACGTGCATCATAACGAAAAAGGTAGTGGAGCAAGTTTCAAG acaCTGCCTTGTATATCCTTAAAATTTTACAAGAATGGAATGATAGTTCAAGATAGTCCTTTGCGCCTTTACAATGATCCAAGAACAACTTCCTTCATACGTGATATCCTCGATGGTTATTTCCCATCTGAATTACAAGAAGCCTATCCAAATGGAGTGCCtttcaaa GTCGAAGATCATAGATCAGAAGTATACACAAACGATGTTAATGTTTTTCCTGGCCAGGGTCATCGATTAGGAAAGCAAACATCTAAAGACGGATCATCGTCGATTCGTCTTCGTAATTCGAAGATTTTGTCAAATTCTTCTCGTCAATGCAGtccaagaataaaagagagtcCTTGCAACATTGAGTTTGCTTCGTCTTTCGCTGCAAG ATCATTGAAATCAAAAAATTCTTCAGATTCACAATCTATCGATATTCTTTCCTTAAGATCTCAAATTTTAGCCTCACACAATAACGTCTGTTCAGATTCTCATCTTCAATCTCACATTAATGCTGAGTTAGTTTTGAGCAGTCgtaaagagaaa CGAGATCTTGCTACAAAGAATATCGAGTATGATCTATTGGTAAGAGAAAGGAATTCTAAACTCAGAAATGTTTCAAGATTTTCAAGTAGCGGACGAAGTtatcaacattattataacgatagattATCTTCAAAGTTATCACCAAT TCGTTTAGAGAAAATCAACGATCGATCGCGAGCTCGATCAAGATCGGCAAGTATATCAAATCGTCGATTTAGCAGATCAAATGTTTCTAAATCAAAATCATTATCCGAAGACGAAGGTAAAATTTCTGGTAAACCTTCGGTAGAATCACCGAGAAATCCTCGAATTTCTAAATCAGCGACACATGCTAGCAAACCAGCT CCTCCTATCTTACATCAAATCAACGAGCCCAGTGGAAAGTCCGGAGAGCTTCGTTTGAAGGTGAGATCATTGAATGGCGGCACTATTTATCTTGTTCACTTATCTGCAGACGATTTCATCGCTAAACTTTACGAACTATTGAATGAGGCTTTACCTGCAACTTGGCACAAAGGATACAAGATTCTCGTTAGTGG ATATTCGCCAAAACGATTAGAAGAATTAGGATCGTCCTTGAGAGAAAGTGGTATTACACGGGACAGCGTGCTTCATTTGGTAAAAGATGGATGA